One Leptidea sinapis chromosome 32, ilLepSina1.1, whole genome shotgun sequence genomic region harbors:
- the LOC126974355 gene encoding leucine-rich melanocyte differentiation-associated protein-like isoform X1 — MESEITSSNILSTAIQEDEGIIALDVSSNVLVDSVTAMPQTAIAPELIISDVTNNDDEEPTKLTLAYERLNEIPRTIVEKFSNYIQYLDISHNKITNLDPIVHFKHLTSLIADDNLINENCILPPMPKLQLIWLNYCKIASLYPWVGKLKESCPNLQYLSLMGNPAAPSYFNGGTFYEYLQYRLFVISQFPSLYHLDDRKVTDDQRDESHRLYKRPLLERITRPSSGGVPSIMNTSITWSSFQNKLASLWSRDKQSNRNLLI; from the exons ATGGAAAGTGAAATAACTTCATCGAATAT TCTTTCAACAGCAATACAAGAGGACGAGGGAATTATTGCTTTGGATGTCTCTAGTAATGTCCTAGTAGATTCTGTTACAGCAATGCCTCAAACAGCTATAGCACCTGAGTTGATTAT TTCTGATGTCACcaataatgatgatgaagagCCAACAAAGCTTACTCTAGCATATGAAAGGTTAAATGAAATCCCAAGAACAATTGTTGAAAAGTTTTCAAATTACATACAGTATTTAGATATAAGTCACAATAAAATTAC caatttggatccAATAGTACACTTCAAACATTTAACATCTTTGATAGCTGATGACAATCTGATCAATGAGAATTGTATTTTGCCACCGATGCccaaattacaattaatatg gttaaattattgtaaaatcgCTTCACTTTATCCTTGGGTGGGTAAGTTAAAGGAGTCATGTCCGAACCTACAGTATTTATCACTGATGGGGAACCCGGCAGCACCAAGCTATTTTAATGGAGGGACGTTTTACGAATATCTCCAGTACAG actGTTCGTGATATCGCAGTTCCCATCCCTCTACCACCTCGATGACAGAAAGGTCACAGATGATCAGAGGGATGAATCACACAGACTGTACAAGAGGCCGCTCCTGGAGAGAATTACTCGGCCCAGCTCCGGCGGGGTTCCCAGCATCATGAACACTTCTATTACGTGGAGCTCGTTCCAAAATAAACTGGCGTCTCTTTGGAGTCGAGACAAACAGAGCAATAGGAATCTGTTGATATAA
- the LOC126974355 gene encoding leucine-rich melanocyte differentiation-associated protein-like isoform X2, which produces MPQTAIAPELIISDVTNNDDEEPTKLTLAYERLNEIPRTIVEKFSNYIQYLDISHNKITNLDPIVHFKHLTSLIADDNLINENCILPPMPKLQLIWLNYCKIASLYPWVGKLKESCPNLQYLSLMGNPAAPSYFNGGTFYEYLQYRLFVISQFPSLYHLDDRKVTDDQRDESHRLYKRPLLERITRPSSGGVPSIMNTSITWSSFQNKLASLWSRDKQSNRNLLI; this is translated from the exons ATGCCTCAAACAGCTATAGCACCTGAGTTGATTAT TTCTGATGTCACcaataatgatgatgaagagCCAACAAAGCTTACTCTAGCATATGAAAGGTTAAATGAAATCCCAAGAACAATTGTTGAAAAGTTTTCAAATTACATACAGTATTTAGATATAAGTCACAATAAAATTAC caatttggatccAATAGTACACTTCAAACATTTAACATCTTTGATAGCTGATGACAATCTGATCAATGAGAATTGTATTTTGCCACCGATGCccaaattacaattaatatg gttaaattattgtaaaatcgCTTCACTTTATCCTTGGGTGGGTAAGTTAAAGGAGTCATGTCCGAACCTACAGTATTTATCACTGATGGGGAACCCGGCAGCACCAAGCTATTTTAATGGAGGGACGTTTTACGAATATCTCCAGTACAG actGTTCGTGATATCGCAGTTCCCATCCCTCTACCACCTCGATGACAGAAAGGTCACAGATGATCAGAGGGATGAATCACACAGACTGTACAAGAGGCCGCTCCTGGAGAGAATTACTCGGCCCAGCTCCGGCGGGGTTCCCAGCATCATGAACACTTCTATTACGTGGAGCTCGTTCCAAAATAAACTGGCGTCTCTTTGGAGTCGAGACAAACAGAGCAATAGGAATCTGTTGATATAA